The following are from one region of the Nicotiana tomentosiformis chromosome 7, ASM39032v3, whole genome shotgun sequence genome:
- the LOC104107324 gene encoding mitogen-activated protein kinase kinase kinase 18-like — MEWTRGPIIGRGSSATVSLATNSAGELFAVKSIELSCSNMLQREYSLISQLNSPFLVKCFGFDITSEKNKAMYNMFMEYIPGGTLSDLIKKQGGSLNESVIKSCAQQILQGLDYLHSIGLVHCDIKGQNILIGQDGIKIADLGCGKLLGDENAVNSGISGTPAFMAPEVARGEEQKFAADIWAFGCTIIEMATGSPPWTDMKDPVSALYRIGYSGDVPQFPNYLSTDAREFLAKCLKKDPKERWTAKQLLQHPFLQSIGSNCLKVEELKRGSPTSILDQGFWNSFEVMESSSLESSITVDSPADRIKRLIGDEGISGFLKPDWVEEESWVTVRGSDTEGSSLISEQNCELIQDFEELLDMETSESTIFSDHEFVASLDFDATLIDCITDEIIGILYTGNNSSRRNLMMSPESVGYVFVYEFYDSEINKMKFDCPVEILLLNSVSSELHFPFPPLNCYTFCFYFFSPYFHCT; from the coding sequence ATGGAGTGGACTAGGGGTCCTATTATTGGCCGTGGCTCTTCTGCCACCGTCTCCCTCGCTACCAACTCTGCAGGGGAGCTTTTTGCTGTTAAATCCATCGAGCTATCTTGTTCTAACATGTTACAAAGAGAGTACTCCCTAATTTCTCAGCTCAATTCACCATTTTTAGTCAAGTGCTTTGGCTTTGACATCACTAGTGAGAAAAATAAGGCCATGTACAACATGTTCATGGAGTATATACCAGGTGGCACTCTTTCTGATTTGATCAAGAAACAAGGAGGCTCGTTGAACGAGTCCGTGATTAAATCTTGCGCTCAACAAATTCTACAGGGCTTGGATTATCTTCACTCAATTGGGCTTGTACATTGTGACATCAAGGGCCAGAACATTTTAATTGGTCAAGATGGTATCAAGATTGCAGATTTGGGATGTGGGAAATTGCTGGGAGATGAAAATGCTGTGAATTCTGGAATTTCCGGCACACCGGCTTTTATGGCACCTGAAGTTGCTCGCGGCGAAGAACAAAAATTTGCAGCTGATATTTGGGCTTTTGGGTGTACTATAATTGAAATGGCCACAGGGTCACCTCCTTGGACTGATATGAAGGACCCTGTTTCTGCTCTGTATAGAATCGGTTATTCAGGGGATGTGCCCCAATTCCCAAATTATTTATCCACCGATGCCAGAGAATTTTTGGCAAAGTGTTTGAAAAAAGACCCAAAAGAGCGTTGGACGGCTAAACAACTTCTTCAACACCCATTTTTGCAATCTATTGGGTCTAATTGTTTGAAAGTTGAAGAGTTGAAAAGGGGTTCTCCCACTAGTATTTTGGATCAAGGCTTTTGGAATTCGTTTGAGGTGATGGAATCTTCTTCATTAGAATCAAGCATCACCGTTGATTCCCCTGCAGATAGGATCAAACGGCTGATTGGTGATGAGGGAATATCAGGCTTTTTGAAACCTGATTGGGTGGAGGAAGAAAGTTGGGTGACAGTTAGAGGCAGTGATACAGAAGGAAGTTCGTTAATTTCAGAGCAAAATTGCGAGTTGATCCAAGATTTTGAAGAATTGTTAGATATGGAAACATCTGAGTCTACTATTTTTTCTGATCATGAATTTGTGGCCTCATTGGACTTTGATGCTACTTTGATTGATTGCATTACCGATGAGATAATCGGTATTCTTTATACTGGTAATAATAGCAGTAGGAGAAATTTGATGATGTCTCCTGAGAGTGTAGGATATGTTTTTGTATATGAGTTTTATGATTCTGAAATAAACAAGATGAAATTTGATTGTCCAGTTGAAATTCTTTTACTGAATTCAGTTTCCTCTGAACTGCATTTTCCTTTCCCCCCTCTCAATTGCTATACATTCTGTTTTTATTTCTTCTCACCTTACTTTCATTGCACATGA